The Opitutaceae bacterium DNA segment TGGGCGATGCTGCCATCACCGTGCTGGGCAACCACGACCTGCACCTGCTGATGCTGTCAGAGGGCTACTCGAAGAAGCATCATGACGATACGGTGGATGCTATTCTGGCGGCGCACGACCGCGAGGAATTGCTCGACTGGCTGCGCCATTGCCCCATGATGCATGTCGAGGACGGT contains these protein-coding regions:
- a CDS encoding metallophosphoesterase; this encodes MTTYAVGDIQGCFDSFRRLLDLIRFDPAHDRLWLVGDLVNRGPHSLETLRFVKGLGDAAITVLGNHDLHLLMLSEGYSKKHHDDTVDAILAAHDREELLDWLRHCPMMHVEDG